The following proteins come from a genomic window of Planctomycetota bacterium:
- a CDS encoding DUF2892 domain-containing protein, with translation MSVTLISPKHLSDLCGKNRAVDLFDVRPAGDYAAVHIPQARSLPFDQLDAAGVRSQRMAPADEPVYLVCNAGVMSRRAGEKLTAQGMTNVISVDGGTQAWVAAGLPVVHGASKAISLERQVRIVAGMLVLVGVALGYFLHPGFLGIAAFVGAGLIFAGVTNRCGMAMLLLKMPWNRPRSGT, from the coding sequence ATGAGTGTGACGCTCATTTCTCCAAAGCATCTGTCGGACCTGTGCGGCAAGAATCGGGCGGTGGATCTTTTTGATGTGCGACCCGCGGGCGACTACGCCGCGGTGCACATTCCGCAGGCACGGAGTCTGCCGTTCGATCAACTTGACGCGGCCGGGGTGCGAAGTCAGCGGATGGCGCCGGCGGATGAACCGGTGTATCTGGTCTGCAACGCCGGCGTCATGAGCCGGCGCGCCGGCGAGAAACTCACCGCGCAGGGGATGACGAATGTTATCAGCGTCGACGGCGGGACGCAGGCGTGGGTCGCGGCGGGACTGCCCGTCGTGCATGGCGCGAGCAAAGCGATATCACTCGAACGCCAGGTCCGCATCGTCGCCGGAATGCTCGTACTCGTCGGCGTCGCGCTCGGGTATTTCCTGCACCCCGGTTTTCTGGGGATCGCGGCGTTCGTCGGCGCGGGGCTCATCTTCGCCGGCGTGACCAACCGCTGCGGCATGGCGATGCTGCTTCTGAAAATGCCTTGGAATCGACCCCGATCCGGCACCTGA
- a CDS encoding DUF1592 domain-containing protein, translated as MPSFFTSSYHPLVSTSACVGCSPSIQIGSAAAGRAARKMNSVNKPAISQKPAGNFMNVTFAIGGRPERCPGTCVVDITREILWIPRGSAIQYRALPGIPAAMKFNRFAPLLFLCVIGCASVARAAVDASIAKFFDDHCVKCHGPDKQKGDVRLDTLSDNFADPELRETWTKIAQMIDHGDMPPKKEARPDAAAIDTVVCWIGKTMWKTASEHPLAVRRMNRLEYENTVHDLLGIDTPLAALLPEDSSVQGFDNVSDGLSISSVLLERYMEAADAAFDGVIRRIEPEPVATRRSITIEEKENKKSIEEKRAGVMEVDGSFVKFRPGWPPIRIDDAHPHETGVYHCRIAIWPYQSPDHTPVLAVFVGPLFGPGENRFVGMFDVTGTSQEPRIIEFTTRMKEGDSMHLVPWIYPEVPGWSKDPKPGIAVKWVETEGPLDQDFPSKAQKALFGDLPMIETDHLWMRYRKNVRRHEVNSEHPKEDAQRILSAFIPKAFRRPVDAAGIEPYVALVDNLLDNGRTFEQAMRAGITAVLCSPQFLLINSDTRVDDYTLASRLSYFLWSSMPDDELMQLAATGKLRDPAVRDQQVERMLKDPRSQQFVTHFTDQWLDLAQIKFTTPDAKLYPEFDDLLETSMLGETRGFFRHILENDLSVTNFIDSDFAVLNERMAGHYKIDGVKGNEKFQIVKLPADSARGGVMAQASVLKVTANGTNTSPVLRGVWILDRMLGQPPPPPPAGVPAIEPDIRGATTIREQLDKHRANPSCARCHARIDPPGFALEHFDPIGLERDSYRSLGEGKNVGKSYKIGKPVQTDAEMSDGRSFTTFQEFRTCMMDDKMQVARSLAQKLLVYGTGRPVGVLDRPAIDGVVEYAGKNNLGLRSMIHGVVHSDLFTRP; from the coding sequence ATGCCTTCCTTTTTCACATCGTCGTACCACCCGTTGGTGAGCACGTCCGCATGCGTCGGCTGTTCGCCTTCGATCCAGATCGGGTCGGCGGCGGCGGGACGGGCGGCGAGAAAAATGAACAGCGTGAACAAACCCGCGATAAGCCAAAAACCGGCCGGAAACTTCATGAACGTCACCTTCGCAATAGGGGGTCGCCCAGAGCGTTGTCCCGGAACGTGCGTCGTCGACATAACGCGAGAAATCCTTTGGATTCCGCGCGGATCGGCGATACAGTATAGGGCCTTGCCAGGAATACCCGCCGCCATGAAATTCAATCGCTTCGCCCCGCTGCTTTTTCTCTGCGTCATCGGCTGCGCCTCCGTCGCGCGCGCCGCCGTCGACGCCTCCATCGCAAAATTTTTCGACGATCACTGCGTCAAGTGCCACGGGCCCGACAAGCAGAAGGGCGATGTGCGCCTCGACACGCTCTCGGACAACTTTGCTGACCCGGAGCTGCGCGAGACATGGACCAAGATCGCGCAGATGATCGATCACGGCGATATGCCGCCCAAGAAGGAAGCCCGCCCCGACGCCGCGGCGATCGATACGGTCGTGTGCTGGATCGGCAAGACGATGTGGAAGACCGCATCGGAGCATCCGCTGGCGGTCCGTCGCATGAACCGGCTCGAATATGAGAACACGGTGCATGACCTGCTCGGCATCGACACGCCGCTCGCCGCGCTGCTGCCCGAGGATTCGAGCGTGCAGGGATTCGACAACGTGTCGGACGGGCTGAGCATCTCCAGCGTGCTGCTCGAACGGTACATGGAGGCCGCCGACGCGGCGTTCGACGGCGTGATCCGTCGCATCGAACCCGAACCCGTCGCCACCCGCCGCTCCATCACCATTGAGGAAAAGGAAAACAAGAAGTCGATCGAGGAAAAACGCGCCGGTGTCATGGAGGTCGACGGGTCGTTCGTGAAGTTCCGCCCCGGCTGGCCGCCGATTCGCATCGATGACGCGCACCCGCATGAGACGGGCGTCTACCACTGCCGCATCGCCATCTGGCCCTACCAGTCGCCCGATCACACGCCGGTCCTCGCGGTATTCGTCGGCCCGTTGTTCGGCCCGGGCGAGAACCGCTTCGTCGGCATGTTCGACGTCACCGGCACTTCGCAGGAACCGCGTATCATCGAATTCACCACGCGCATGAAGGAAGGCGACTCGATGCACCTGGTGCCGTGGATCTACCCCGAAGTGCCCGGCTGGTCGAAGGACCCCAAGCCCGGCATCGCCGTCAAATGGGTCGAAACCGAAGGCCCGCTCGATCAGGACTTCCCGAGCAAAGCGCAGAAGGCGCTCTTCGGCGACCTGCCCATGATCGAGACGGATCACCTTTGGATGCGCTACCGCAAGAATGTCCGCCGGCATGAGGTCAACTCGGAGCATCCGAAGGAAGATGCGCAGCGGATTCTATCGGCGTTCATCCCCAAGGCGTTCCGTCGCCCGGTCGATGCGGCGGGGATTGAACCCTATGTCGCGCTCGTGGACAATCTGCTCGACAATGGACGGACGTTCGAGCAGGCCATGCGTGCGGGGATCACGGCCGTGCTCTGCTCGCCGCAGTTCCTTCTGATCAACAGCGACACCCGCGTCGACGACTACACGCTCGCCTCCCGGCTCTCGTATTTCCTCTGGTCCTCGATGCCGGATGACGAATTGATGCAACTGGCGGCGACGGGCAAGCTGCGCGATCCGGCGGTGCGCGATCAGCAGGTGGAGCGCATGCTCAAAGACCCGCGCAGCCAGCAGTTCGTCACGCACTTCACCGACCAATGGCTCGACCTGGCCCAGATCAAGTTCACCACGCCCGACGCCAAGCTCTACCCCGAGTTCGACGACCTCCTCGAAACCTCCATGCTGGGCGAAACCCGCGGGTTTTTCCGGCATATTCTCGAAAATGATCTGAGCGTGACGAATTTCATCGACTCGGACTTCGCCGTGCTCAATGAGCGCATGGCCGGTCACTACAAGATCGACGGCGTCAAGGGCAACGAGAAGTTTCAGATCGTCAAGCTGCCGGCGGACAGCGCGCGCGGCGGCGTGATGGCGCAGGCGAGCGTGCTGAAGGTGACCGCCAACGGGACGAACACGTCGCCGGTCTTGCGCGGCGTGTGGATTCTCGATCGCATGCTCGGTCAGCCCCCGCCGCCTCCGCCGGCCGGTGTTCCGGCGATCGAACCGGACATCCGCGGCGCGACGACGATCCGCGAGCAGCTCGACAAGCACCGGGCCAACCCCTCGTGCGCCCGCTGTCACGCCCGCATCGACCCGCCCGGGTTCGCGCTGGAGCACTTCGACCCGATCGGGCTGGAGCGCGACAGCTACCGCTCGCTGGGCGAGGGCAAAAACGTGGGCAAGTCGTACAAGATCGGCAAACCCGTGCAGACGGATGCGGAGATGAGCGATGGGCGGAGCTTCACGACGTTCCAGGAATTCCGCACGTGCATGATGGACGACAAGATGCAGGTCGCGCGCTCGCTGGCGCAGAAGCTCCTCGTGTACGGCACCGGCCGTCCGGTCGGCGTGCTGGACCGCCCGGCGATCGACGGCGTCGTCGAGTACGCCGGGAAAAACAATCTGGGCCTCCGCTCGATGATTCACGGCGTCGTGCACAGCGACTTGTTCACGCGTCCGTAG
- a CDS encoding DUF1552 domain-containing protein, translating into MSRLRMDRRTFLRSTGVAMALPMLEAMTPGLGALARGADGVTGDVRRFVAICAPLGIHTPFLFPKTAGKDYEVTPYLEPLQELRGKFTVMSGLMHPDVDGGHSADQSFLTGAIHPSQPSFKNTISVDQYAAELIGHKTRVASLSLSTGSTPLSYTRAGVRIPSDEHPSSVFARLFLEGTREQKARQMQRIKDGQSVMDLVQAQTKSITNKIGRSDQHTLDEYFTSVRELEQRLVKAEQWANMPKPKVDEAPPTDIEARENMTGRMELMYHLIYLAFRTDSTRLITFGGSGGNEVVNLQGVDDGWHNLSHHGKDETKISKLAIIEHEEFRLFGELLKKLESVQEGEHTLLDQTAIVMGSNLGNASSHNNTNLPIVFAGGRFKHGQHLAFDPEKSPPLCNLFVSCLQHLGIEADRFSTGTGTMSGLDFA; encoded by the coding sequence ATGTCACGACTTCGCATGGACCGACGAACCTTTCTGCGCAGCACGGGCGTGGCGATGGCGCTGCCGATGCTCGAGGCGATGACGCCGGGGCTGGGGGCGCTAGCGCGCGGGGCGGACGGCGTGACGGGGGATGTGCGTCGGTTCGTGGCGATTTGTGCGCCGCTGGGGATTCATACGCCGTTTCTGTTTCCCAAGACGGCGGGCAAGGATTACGAGGTGACGCCGTATCTGGAACCGCTTCAGGAACTGCGCGGCAAGTTCACGGTGATGAGCGGGCTGATGCATCCGGATGTGGACGGCGGGCACTCGGCGGATCAGAGCTTCCTGACCGGCGCGATTCACCCGAGCCAGCCGAGCTTCAAGAACACGATCTCCGTCGACCAATATGCGGCGGAATTGATCGGTCACAAGACGCGTGTCGCATCGCTGTCGCTTTCGACGGGAAGCACGCCGCTCTCGTACACCCGGGCCGGGGTGCGCATTCCGTCGGACGAGCATCCCTCGTCCGTGTTCGCCCGGCTGTTTCTGGAAGGGACGCGCGAGCAGAAGGCGCGTCAGATGCAGCGGATCAAGGATGGGCAAAGCGTCATGGACCTCGTGCAGGCGCAGACGAAGTCGATCACGAACAAAATCGGCCGCAGCGATCAGCACACGCTCGATGAATACTTCACCAGCGTGCGCGAGCTGGAGCAGCGGCTTGTCAAAGCGGAGCAGTGGGCGAACATGCCCAAACCCAAAGTTGACGAAGCCCCGCCGACGGACATCGAAGCGCGCGAGAACATGACCGGGCGCATGGAGCTGATGTACCATCTGATCTATCTGGCGTTCCGCACGGATTCGACGCGGTTGATCACCTTCGGCGGGTCCGGCGGCAACGAAGTCGTCAACCTTCAGGGCGTCGACGACGGGTGGCACAATCTGAGCCATCATGGCAAGGACGAAACCAAGATCAGCAAACTCGCCATCATCGAGCACGAGGAATTCCGTCTGTTCGGCGAGCTATTGAAGAAGCTCGAGAGCGTGCAGGAAGGCGAGCACACGCTTTTGGATCAGACGGCGATCGTGATGGGCTCGAACCTTGGCAACGCCTCGAGCCACAACAACACGAACCTGCCGATCGTCTTCGCCGGCGGGCGATTCAAGCACGGGCAGCATCTGGCGTTCGACCCCGAAAAGTCGCCACCCTTGTGCAATCTGTTCGTGTCATGCCTTCAGCACCTGGGCATCGAGGCGGACCGGTTCTCAACGGGCACGGGAACGATGAGCGGTCTGGACTTCGCGTAA
- a CDS encoding terminase small subunit has translation MNKSSLDYRLTAKQRQFVNEFLIDLNATQAAMRAGYSTRTAHRIGAENLQKPAIKAEIDRAIQERSKQVKIDADQVIKRLEAIAFADFGNFVEVRNGEMIIKDTETLTPNQRAAVSGISKSKDGGVHIRMRDSIAALKLIGLHLGMFQQNQEPTEPTPIKRIILEHVPPRDQNDAHNNLPSEDL, from the coding sequence ATGAATAAATCTTCTCTCGATTATCGACTGACCGCAAAACAACGCCAGTTCGTCAACGAATTCCTCATCGACCTTAATGCGACCCAAGCGGCAATGCGCGCTGGCTACAGCACCCGTACCGCCCATCGGATCGGAGCTGAGAACCTGCAAAAACCTGCAATCAAGGCCGAGATCGATCGGGCAATTCAAGAACGCTCGAAGCAGGTAAAGATTGATGCGGATCAGGTAATCAAGCGGCTGGAGGCAATCGCGTTCGCAGACTTTGGCAACTTTGTCGAGGTGCGAAACGGCGAGATGATCATTAAAGATACTGAAACTCTAACGCCGAATCAGCGCGCGGCTGTTTCCGGCATCTCCAAATCAAAGGATGGCGGCGTTCACATACGAATGCGCGACAGCATCGCCGCCCTCAAACTCATTGGATTGCATCTGGGAATGTTTCAGCAGAACCAAGAACCGACAGAACCAACCCCAATCAAGAGAATCATTCTTGAACACGTTCCGCCACGAGACCAAAATGACGCGCACAACAACTTGCCATCAGAAGATTTGTAA